A region from the Arachis ipaensis cultivar K30076 chromosome B01, Araip1.1, whole genome shotgun sequence genome encodes:
- the LOC110271929 gene encoding uncharacterized protein LOC110271929, whose product MRLQGFVSGANARSLWGDRFPFPELADKVAQYLDDVRLQKDVGKEAVGKYLQVIGTRMFCISWTTKLLRAEEKKEASKVLELERTLKERDGVIVNMIEKMDKEEEVTKLQDQIRALQEQIMSSKMRCWKCFR is encoded by the exons ATGCGGCTCCAAGGTTTTGTCAGTGGTGCAAACGCACGGTCCCTTTGGGGTGATCGGTTCCCATTTCCAGAATTGGCTGACAAGGTCGCCCAGTACCTGGATGATGTGAGGCTACAGAAAGATGTTGGGAAAGAGGCTGTGGGGAAATATCTTCAA GTGATTGGTACAAGAATGTTCTGCATTAGTTGGACGACAAAGCTACTTAGAGCCGAGGAGAAAAAGGAGGCTAGCAAAGTGTTAGAGTTGGAGAGAACATTGAAAGAGAGGGATGGTGTTATTGTTAACATGATAGAAAAAATGGACAAAGAAGAGGAGGTGACAAAGCTACAGGATCAAATCCGTGCTCTTCAAGAGCAAA TCATGAGCTCGAAAATGAGGTGTTGGAAATGTTTTCGGTAG